In Candidatus Bathyarchaeota archaeon, a genomic segment contains:
- a CDS encoding COG1361 S-layer family protein, whose translation MLRTRTYLYIMIALILTLSTHLEQQTNPVGAVGYANVVATSVYWGSNPLNPLNVHPGDTNVRLSIVLANVGDDVARGVNATLFIGPPLTYTYYQDSVQYSASTVSKMAGDIGPGSSFTLGFTVNIDPNAKEGVYRYNLEISYRSARELQEVKNVMVIDVPVWRAEIRVQSVLTMPTKIYPGSRQVQVRVGIVNSGQGAARDLQLRMDLKPPFKASSSGSDRYFLGNLPAGQSSSVNFIVDVDEEAKFGKYFVDMLMEGGGASVSIGAVPIDVNEKVRFEVVSVTPTIFHAGDTGKVIRVELKNSGSVKAESVRVQLRVGNFFAGTLTDFLGTMLSGEVKVAFFTVDVDSKAKPGNYSFDLKIDWTQDSNALDDNLKLTFNVQPAGAPVVPIVLAAVGLASVLAYLTFKRRKVKNGQA comes from the coding sequence ATGTTGAGGACTCGCACATACCTCTATATTATGATAGCTCTAATCTTGACCCTCTCGACCCATCTAGAACAGCAAACCAATCCTGTTGGGGCTGTCGGGTACGCGAATGTTGTTGCAACATCAGTTTACTGGGGGTCCAATCCTCTCAATCCGTTGAATGTTCATCCAGGAGATACGAACGTTCGACTCTCAATAGTACTTGCGAATGTTGGAGATGATGTTGCCCGTGGTGTGAATGCAACCCTATTCATTGGGCCACCCCTGACATATACTTACTATCAGGATAGTGTTCAATATTCAGCGTCGACGGTCTCTAAGATGGCTGGTGACATCGGTCCCGGCTCAAGTTTCACATTGGGATTCACAGTGAATATTGATCCAAACGCGAAGGAGGGGGTTTACAGGTACAATTTAGAAATCTCATATAGGTCGGCGAGAGAGTTGCAGGAGGTCAAGAATGTGATGGTGATAGATGTTCCGGTGTGGAGAGCTGAAATCCGGGTGCAGAGCGTCCTCACCATGCCGACAAAGATCTATCCGGGAAGCAGGCAGGTTCAGGTCAGGGTGGGAATTGTAAATTCAGGCCAGGGTGCAGCGAGAGATCTGCAACTTCGTATGGATTTGAAGCCCCCGTTCAAGGCTTCATCTAGTGGTTCTGATAGATACTTTCTTGGGAACCTGCCGGCGGGGCAATCTTCATCTGTAAACTTCATAGTCGACGTCGATGAGGAAGCTAAGTTCGGTAAGTATTTTGTAGATATGCTTATGGAGGGTGGTGGGGCTTCGGTCTCGATAGGGGCTGTTCCAATAGATGTGAATGAGAAGGTGAGATTTGAAGTCGTGAGTGTGACACCAACAATCTTCCATGCTGGGGACACAGGCAAGGTTATCAGGGTGGAGTTGAAGAATTCAGGTTCGGTCAAGGCTGAGTCCGTCAGGGTTCAGTTAAGGGTAGGCAACTTCTTCGCCGGAACATTAACAGATTTTCTGGGCACCATGCTCTCAGGTGAGGTGAAGGTTGCCTTCTTCACGGTTGATGTGGACTCGAAGGCGAAGCCTGGAAATTACAGTTTCGACTTGAAGATAGACTGGACACAGGACAGCAATGCCCTAGATGATAATCTGAAACTCACATTCAATGTTCAGCCTGCAGGTGCTCCTGTAGTTCCCATCGTATTGGCGGCGGTCGGTCTAGCCTCGGTGCTTGCCTACTTAACCTTCAAGAGACGCAAGGTCAAGAACGGCCAAGCTTGA